The Streptomyces sp. 11x1 genomic sequence GCTCCTCGCTGCGAGCCGGACTGGAGTCACTGACGGGGACGGGAGCGGACGCCGCCCTGGTGTCGCTGGTGGACCAGCCGGGCATCGGGCCGGAGGCGGTGGCCCGCGTCCTCGCCGCGCACGGTTCGCGCGGGTCGCTCGTGGCGGCCGCGTACGACGGCGTGCGGGGCCACCCCGTCCTCTTCGGCGCCGACCACTGGGCCGGCATCACCGCCACCGCCACCGGCGACCGAGGGGCCCGCGTCTATCTGAAGGAGCACGGCGACACGATCACCCTCGTCGAGTGCGGGGACGTGGCACGGCCGTACGACATCGACACCGAGGCGGACCTCGTCCACCTTGAGTGAACAGGGTGACACTCAGCGCCACCCTGCCTCGACCCGAAGAATCTCGACATCAACAAAACATTGAACTTCCACCATGAGGAAACTACTATCCACAGCTCAGAAGGGTCCCGCCCATCCGGGGGCGCCCACAGCCCGACCCGGGTCGACTGACACCCGGTGCCACGCCCGCTGAAGGAAGTGACAGCTCATGTCCGCACCAGCGCCGTCCCCGCTGGCCATCGTCGACGCCGAGCCCCTGCCCCGTCAGGACGAGGTCCTCACCCCCGCCGCCCTCGCCTTCGTGGCCGAGCTGCACCGCCGGTTCACCCCCCGACGTGACGAGCTGCTGGCCCGCCGCGCGGAGCGGCGCGCCGAGATCGCCCGCACCTCCACGCTCGACTTCCTCCCGGAGACCGCCGCGATCCGCGCCGACGACTCCTGGAAGGTGGCCCCCTCCCCGGCCGCCTTGGACGACCGCCGTGTCGAGATCACCGGCCCCACCGACCGCAAGATGACGATCAACGCCCTGAACTCGGGGGCGAAGATCTGGCTCGCGGACTTCGAGGACGCCTCCGCGCCCACCTGGGAGAACGTGGTCCTCGGCCAGGTGAACATGGCCGACGCCTACACCCGGAACATCGACTTCACCGACGAGCGCACCGGCAAGTCCTACGCGCTGCGCCCGAACGAGGAGCTGGCGACGGTCGTCATGCGCCCGCGCGGCTGGCACCTCGACGAGCGCCACCTCGTCGACAGCGTCGGCGACGGCCGGGCGGTGCCCGGCGCGCTCGTCGACTTCGGGCTGTACTTCTTCCACAATGCCCAGCGCCTGCTGGACCTCGGCAAGGGCCCGTACTTCTACCTCCCCAAGACGGAGTCCCACCTGGAGGCCCGCCTCTGGAACGAGGTGTTCGTCTTCGCGCAGGACCACCTCGGCATCCCCCAGGGCACGGTCCGCGCCACCGTCCTCATCGAGACGATCACGGCCGCGTACGAGATGGAGGAGATCCTCTACGAACTCCGCGACCACGCCTCGGGGTTGAACGCGGGCCGCTGGGACTACCTCTTCTCCATCGTGAAGAACTTCCGTGACGGCGGCGCCAAGTTCGTCCTCCCGGACCGCAACGCGGTGACGATGACCGCCCCGTTCATGCGCGCGTACACCGAACTCCTCGTCCGCACCTGCCACAAGCGCGGCGCGCACGCGATCGGCGGCATGGCCGCCTTCATCCCGTCGCGCCGCGACGAGGAGGTCAACAAGGTCGCGTTCGAGAAGGTCAAGGCCGACAAGGACCGTGAGGCGAACGACGGCTTCGACGGCTCCTGGGTGGCCCACCCTGACCTGGTCCCGATCGCCATGGCCTCCTTCGACGCCGTCCTCGGCGACAAGCCCCACCAGAAGGACCGCCTCCGCGACGACGTCGACGTCAAGGCCGGCGATCTGATCGCCGTCGACTCCCTCGACGCCAGGCCGACGTACGCCGGACTCGTCAACGCCGTCCAGGTCGGCATCCGTTACATCGAGGCCTGGCTGCGCGGCCTCGGCGCCGTCGCCATCTTCAACCTGATGGAGGACGCGGCCACCGCCGAGATCTCCCGCTCCCAGATCTGGCAGTGGATCAACGCGGGCGTCGAGTTCGAGCGCGACGGACAGACGGTGAAGGCCACGCCGGAGCTGGCCCGCGAGGTCGCCGCCGAGGAACTCGCCAACCTGCGGGCCGAGTTGGGCGAGGAGGCGTTCGCCGCCGGGCACTGGCAGCAGGCCCACGACCTCCTGCTGGAGGTCTCCCTCGACGAGGACTACGTCGACTTCCTGACCCTGCCGGCGTACGAGCAGCTCAAGGGCTGAGCTACGACCCGCCGATCCTGTCCGAGTGGCCCAGGGACCTTCCCGGGGCCACTCGGTCGCGTACGGCCTGCTTCACGGCGGTGGGCTCGGGGAAGCCCTGGTCACGGCGGTCCCAGACGACCTCGTCGCCCACCCGGACCACGAAGACGCCGCCCGTGCCGGGCTTGAGGGACAGCTCCGTCAGTTCGGTCTCGAAGGTCGTCAGCAGCTCCTGGGCCAGCCAGGCGGCCCGGGGCAGCCAGCGGCACTGGGTGCAGTACTCGATCTCGACCCGCTGTGTCCGCGTCATCCCAGGTGCACCGACCAATCCTGTTCCGCCGCCGGCTTGCCGTGCAGGTCGGGTACCCGCTTCAGCCAGTCCGGTCGGCCTCGCTGTGTTCTCGCCGCGCGGAGGGCCTCCTCGGCGGCGAGTTCCTCCCGGGTGGGGAAGTCGGTGGGGAGCCAGTCGGCGGAGGCGGCCACGCGCGCGTGGAGGTAGCGCACATAGGCGTCGCGGACCTCGTCGGGCGAGGTGAAGCCGTCCTCGACGGGCAGCCAGCCGTCCGGGACCTCCGCGACGATGCGCCGCAGCAGGTCCTCGGTCACCTTCGGCGCGAGCTCCGCGTCGGCCGCGCGCACGTCCGGGGCGTAGTGGCCGAGGGCGTGGTGGCGGAAGTCGTAGGCCTTGGTGGGGTCCGAGGCGTCCCAGCGGTGGTGGAAGACGAGGGCCGCGCCGTGGTCGATCAGCCAGAGGCGCGGGGGCGCGATGCCGAGGGTGGGCCAGATCATGAGGTTCGAACTGTGCACGGTGCGGTCGACGTTGACCGTGAGGGCGTCGAGCCAGACGATCCGGCCGGCTTCCAGCGGGTCGACGCGGAACTCCCGCGCGATCTCCGGGGTGAAGTCCGCGGCGCCCGGCAGATAGTCCATGCCGAGGTTGAGGCCGGCGCTCGCCGCGTGCAGTTCCCGCACCTCCTGGTGCGGCTCGCTCTCGGCGATCACCGGGTCGAAGCGCGCCAGGACCAGCTCCGGGAACCGCATCCCGAGCGCCCGTGCCAGCTCCCCGACGATCACCTCGGCGACCAGCGCCTTGCGGCCCTGCGCCGAGCCCGTGAACTTGACGACATAGGTGCCCAGGTCGTCGGCCTCGACGACGCCGGGCACGGAGCCACCGGCACGCAGGGGGGCGACGTAGCGGGTCGCGGTGACCTCTCTCAACATCTTCCGCTCCCGGCCTTCGGTATGAAGGCACATAGTAACCAGGCGCCGTCGCCCGCCCGGCGGACCCCGGTCACGGCGTCGCCGTGACCGGGGCTCGGGATCGGCTACCGGCGGGTGCCGACCGCGGCTAGTTCCGGTACCGGAACACGATCCGGCCGCGGGTCAGGTCGTACGGCGGGAGTTCCACCAGCACCCGGTCCTCCAGCATGATCTTGATGTAGTTCTTGCGGATCTTCCCGCTGATGTGGGCGAGCACCTGGTGGCCGTTCTCCAGCTCCACGGTGAGCATGGCGCTGCGCAGGCACTCGACGACCCTGCCCTCGACCTCGATGACGTTCTTGTTCCTCGTCATCGCACCAGCTCCAGGTTGCTGCCGGCCCGCCGGGCGCCGACGCTTTCGAACAGCGCCGAGGCGGCGTGGTTGGACTCCTGCACCTCGGTCCACGCCTCGGTGAACCCGGCGCGGTGCAGGGTGTCCAGCGCGTGCGCGAGCAGCGCTCGCGCGATGCCCCGGCGCCGCTCGCCGGCCCGGACCGCGAGCAGCCCGATCCGCGGCCGGATCGGGATCACCACCCGGATCAGCCCGAGGTAGCGGTCCGGTGCCGCGGCCACCGTGTACGTCGACGGGTCGACGACGGTGTCGCCGTCGGGGCCGTGCACCACCTCCGCGGGCATCGAATGCCACCCGACGGTCGCCTCGACCTCGTCACGGATCGCGCGGTCCACCGCCCGCAGCAAAGCCTCGTCCGCCCGACCGGCGGGGACGATCGTCACGCCGGGAGGCGGCAGGACCTCGTCGAGCCCTGTGGCCCGCGGGTCGGTCGGCACGACGTACTCCCACTCGCGGCGCCGGATCGTGAATCCGGCCCGCCGCAGGCGGGCCGTCAGCTCCACGTCGGCCTCGTCCACCACGGTGTGCAGCGGCGCCGGCAGGTCCGCCGACATCGCCTCGGCGAGCCGGTCGAAGGGCTCGTCGTGCCAGGCGTCGATGCTGACGTACAGCCGTCCGTCGGGCCGGTGCCGTGCGTGCCCGCGGCCGACCACCAGGTCGTCTTCCAGTGCGTGCCATTGCCCGTCCGCGACGCGCGTGATCATCACGGCGTTCTCGCCCGGACCGGCAATGCGGGGTTTCGCTCTCATCGGAGTCTCCCTCCAGGAGTGCCTCGATCTCAGGCGCTCCCGGCGACACCGAACGTCAGCCGCCGGACCGTGACGAGTTGAGGGAGCACCCACGGGTGACTGGGTTCACGGGGCTCACCTCCCTACGACGACTTCACGGTCCGCCACGAACCTAGCAACCGGGAGCCGTCCCGCTCAAAGCATTTATCCGGCTCGGCCGGGTGGCTGCCCGCCGGTCGGAGTCTGCGCACCACGCGGGTGGCGACCGTGGCGTATCCGATGCCGACCGCCAGGGAGGCGAGGAGGGCGAGGACGGGGAAGTCGTCGCGGAGGAAGGGGTAGACCTGGAAGTGGGTCAGATAGATGTAGAGGGAACTGCTCGCCAGGACGCCGGCGACGCGGTTGAGCGGACCCAGGCTCGGCAGTGTCGGCACCCAGATCAGCAGGGTCAGGCCCGCGACGACCAGGAGCGTGCGCTGCGGCTGGTCCTGGAACAGGCCGGGCGTGGTGAGCAGGAGCACCGCGGTCAGCAGGAGCCGTTGCCGCGCGCTCGTCGCCCGTGCGGCCGCCCAGCCCAGCGCGAACAGCCAGAACACCACGGCCGGGCCCAGGTGGAAGCGGGCGGGCGCCAGGCCCAGCAGGTCGTAGCGGCCGACCAGGCCGATCGCCACCAGCGCCAGCGGGACTCCGAACGGGTGGCGCCGCTCCAGCCGGTCCAGCAGCGGCACGGCCAGCAGCGCGCCCAGCACGACCAGGAAGTAGACCAGCGCCTCCACGAACCAGTAGTGCCACTCGTGACGCTCGGTGCCCTGGTCGAGGAGGCTGTTGACCAGCAGGGCGTTGGCCGGGTCGTACAGGCCGGTCAGCAGGACCGCGCAGGAGATCCACACCATGCTGGGCAGGGCTATGCGGGCGACGCCGCGCCACAGGTGGCGTACGCGGTCGCGGTGGGCGGCGGCGGTCAGGTGGAAGCGGGCGAAGTTGTAGCCCGCGACACCGATCAGGATGTGCGCGCTGCCCTGGAGCGTGAAGACGGGGATGTGCGAGCCGACGACGAGGACGATCCCGATCGCCCGTAGCGCGATCCCGGTCTCCACGGAACGCCGGGCACCTCGGGAGCAGGTCTCGCGCGCCCCGGTGTCCTCCGCCCGGTCCCCCGACTCCGTTGCCAGGGAGGCGAGTTCGCGAATCGGCCGCGCGGGCCAGTCCGTGGGGAGGGTGCCCAGGGCCTCCTCCAGCCGCAGGGACATCTCCACGTAGCAGAGCGAGTCGCCGCCCAGAGCGACGAAGCTGCTGTCGTCGGTGACGTCGTCGCGGTCGAGTATGTCGGCGTAGAGGCTCCGCAGCGCGGCTCCCGGGTC encodes the following:
- a CDS encoding GNAT family N-acetyltransferase produces the protein MRAKPRIAGPGENAVMITRVADGQWHALEDDLVVGRGHARHRPDGRLYVSIDAWHDEPFDRLAEAMSADLPAPLHTVVDEADVELTARLRRAGFTIRRREWEYVVPTDPRATGLDEVLPPPGVTIVPAGRADEALLRAVDRAIRDEVEATVGWHSMPAEVVHGPDGDTVVDPSTYTVAAAPDRYLGLIRVVIPIRPRIGLLAVRAGERRRGIARALLAHALDTLHRAGFTEAWTEVQESNHAASALFESVGARRAGSNLELVR
- the infA gene encoding translation initiation factor IF-1; the encoded protein is MTRNKNVIEVEGRVVECLRSAMLTVELENGHQVLAHISGKIRKNYIKIMLEDRVLVELPPYDLTRGRIVFRYRN
- a CDS encoding SelT/SelW/SelH family protein, translated to MTRTQRVEIEYCTQCRWLPRAAWLAQELLTTFETELTELSLKPGTGGVFVVRVGDEVVWDRRDQGFPEPTAVKQAVRDRVAPGRSLGHSDRIGGS
- a CDS encoding nucleotidyltransferase family protein, giving the protein MTHHQSRDTAPDPARPASESVIVGLLLAAGGGRRLGGRPKALLTHRGRPLVEHAVGVLRAGGCTRVHVVLGAESSAVRARADLPGCVLVDNPDWAEGMGSSLRAGLESLTGTGADAALVSLVDQPGIGPEAVARVLAAHGSRGSLVAAAYDGVRGHPVLFGADHWAGITATATGDRGARVYLKEHGDTITLVECGDVARPYDIDTEADLVHLE
- the aceB gene encoding malate synthase A — translated: MSAPAPSPLAIVDAEPLPRQDEVLTPAALAFVAELHRRFTPRRDELLARRAERRAEIARTSTLDFLPETAAIRADDSWKVAPSPAALDDRRVEITGPTDRKMTINALNSGAKIWLADFEDASAPTWENVVLGQVNMADAYTRNIDFTDERTGKSYALRPNEELATVVMRPRGWHLDERHLVDSVGDGRAVPGALVDFGLYFFHNAQRLLDLGKGPYFYLPKTESHLEARLWNEVFVFAQDHLGIPQGTVRATVLIETITAAYEMEEILYELRDHASGLNAGRWDYLFSIVKNFRDGGAKFVLPDRNAVTMTAPFMRAYTELLVRTCHKRGAHAIGGMAAFIPSRRDEEVNKVAFEKVKADKDREANDGFDGSWVAHPDLVPIAMASFDAVLGDKPHQKDRLRDDVDVKAGDLIAVDSLDARPTYAGLVNAVQVGIRYIEAWLRGLGAVAIFNLMEDAATAEISRSQIWQWINAGVEFERDGQTVKATPELAREVAAEELANLRAELGEEAFAAGHWQQAHDLLLEVSLDEDYVDFLTLPAYEQLKG
- a CDS encoding HipA family kinase; this encodes MLREVTATRYVAPLRAGGSVPGVVEADDLGTYVVKFTGSAQGRKALVAEVIVGELARALGMRFPELVLARFDPVIAESEPHQEVRELHAASAGLNLGMDYLPGAADFTPEIAREFRVDPLEAGRIVWLDALTVNVDRTVHSSNLMIWPTLGIAPPRLWLIDHGAALVFHHRWDASDPTKAYDFRHHALGHYAPDVRAADAELAPKVTEDLLRRIVAEVPDGWLPVEDGFTSPDEVRDAYVRYLHARVAASADWLPTDFPTREELAAEEALRAARTQRGRPDWLKRVPDLHGKPAAEQDWSVHLG